Genomic DNA from Vespa velutina chromosome 6, iVesVel2.1, whole genome shotgun sequence:
taaaaaaaagaaccaacgatcatttacattaaaaatatcgtcAAAGAACGATCCTGGTTTATAAGTTTTCGAACCAACAAAAGTGATGTCACTGCCAGTCGAACTGTCAGCGTTCACTCGTGAGATAATTTCTCCTGATGCACTTGCAGATACTCCACCAGATGCAGTTCCTGATGTACCACTAGATGTGGATGCTGGTATCGGAACCGAAACTGGTATCACCGAACTCGAGTGTAATATTTGTTTCCTCAATGGACCACTGCGAAATCTCTTTCTTAAGTACCAATGATTCAACACCGGTTGTTCTTGTGCcgtgttaacgttattacctaCATTGATATAATGTAACGAGTTAGATTATGAGATGCTAAAagtttattcattaattcgaTTTGTCATTCCTCACCAACTGCAGCATTCCCATTAGCTCCAGCATTAGCTTCAACGACTCCTTTCGAAGATATCAAGCCATTAACAAGTGGAGTAGACTCGTTTATCTTTCGATCTTCTTCAATCGATTTATCACGGGAAGTTGGAATCTTTTGTACATTTTCGAATGCACTGACATGACTCTTGCCATTGACATAACCTGTATTCGCATATAGTTCTGCCGACGTACCTGCCTCTGGGAactgaattttttaaatttttaatttccttttttttttctatgattattacaattttctatGATTATACTACTTATGAatagttttaattaatcgaatactTACGTATTTCGACTCGGGAATAGGCTCGTTGATCAGGACTACTGATTTTGAGTTtatctgaaaagaaaattcaaacaTTCCATTTAGATGAAATGAAACTTATTGatagataaagacagagaaaaaatatttaccgcTCTTTGGCTCTTATGATTCTTCGGTATTGAGCCtgaaattaattgtatatttgtGTGACTTGTAGATGGTTTAATTGATGCGGCATTACTAGGTACTGTatcataataaacattatcgGAAGTTCTGACTGCTGGTTgattatttccaagtccaGCGTCCGCGAAAAGAGTACCGGCAATAGGATTATTCGAATTTCCACTTCCGTCCAGGATTCCTGCTAGTCCAGCTTTGGCTGCTGGTTgattatttccaagtccaGCGTCCGCGAAAAGAGTACCGGCAATAGGATTATTCGAATTTCCACTTCCGTCCAGGATTCCTGCTAGTCCAGCTTTGGCTGCTGGTTGATTTTTTCCAAGTCCAGCGTCCGCGAAAAGAATACCGGCAATAGGATTATTCGAATTTCCACTTCCGTCTAGGATTCCTCCAAGTCCAGCTCTGGCTGCTGGTCGATTATGTCCAAGACCAGCTTGGGCATATAAGCCACCACCTAACAACGTtacttatatatctttctcttgaaaaaagaaaaaaaaaaagaagaaaaagaaaaagaaaaagaaaagatttatttctcACCTGTGTTCGCATTATCACCGTTAAGTAGTCCACCTAATCCAGCAGACGCTTGTGGACCAAACGGTGTTCCAGCACTTGCATGAAGTCCTCCACCGGTTTGAGAATTACCAAGAAGACCACCGAGACCAGTTTCAGCATGATATCCAGCAAAATTCACACGAACACCGTCTTTTGTGAATTGTAAAAATGGTAGCTACGAtgaatcaaatgaaattttatatcggAGCATGTATAGATTGgtaattaaatatcgattaattattattactattataaatattattataaatattataaatattatttattataacaaaattatagacATATAATATTCCATGTtgtttatcgaataatatttggTTAAAACGTATTCAAGGTTGATATTGAAgcaattattgtttttatgtacaatttcaatgaataattACGTTTGAcagataaatttcaaattattcgaCACCTTGTCATTTTTCAACTGAAATGATTATGTCTATTATACATACTATTGTTTTAGAAGGTTCAATAGTTCAATAACAATGGAATAGTTTTTGCAAGTCATTTTTCACATATCAGACGGGGAATActctgttttttatttttctttttttcttcaaatgaaTATTCGataagttattattttcaaagaaaagataCTTAATCGTTTCTTAGCATTTATAagtttcaaaattataaatattaataatacgactaaaattattaaataatataatcggcAGTTGATTATGATTGATGATTTAATCAGATtacattaacgttattttctctaattgattttattgtttcttttccaatttttttttctttttttttttctttttttttatttaattatactatttcttgttctttttttctttttttttcgtttttgttttgttcaaATCGATTCTATAACGATCTTTAAGTTATCAATTTTTCGAGATATCATTATTGATCAttgatgattaattaattaacattttccaaagaatgttttaaataatttatcaaatttgaaaaaataaaaatatcgctTACCCCACCGGAAGATTCTTGAACAATATCTTCGAGTTTTTTAGCatcgattagaaaagaaaaaaacaaaaagagattcACTGTTAGAAGGACATCGTTAACGTTCACTTTTCTCGTCGCCATCTTCTTCTATACTGAACGAATCAGGTAAGGCTGCTGCCAACCAACACTAATTTCTACAAATGAAGCC
This window encodes:
- the LOC124949722 gene encoding uncharacterized protein LOC124949722 isoform X2; translated protein: MATRKVNVNDVLLTVNLFLFFSFLIDAKKLEDIVQESSGGLPFLQFTKDGVRVNFAGYHAETGLGGLLGNSQTGGGLHASAGTPFGPQASAGLGGLLNGDNANTGGGLYAQAGLGHNRPAARAGLGGILDGSGNSNNPIAGILFADAGLGKNQPAAKAGLAGILDGSGNSNNPIAGTLFADAGLGNNQPAAKAGLAGILDGSGNSNNPIAGSIPKNHKSQRAINSKSVVLINEPIPESKYFPEAGTSAELYANTGYVNGKSHVSAFENVQKIPTSRDKSIEEDRKINESTPLVNGLISSKGVVEANAGANGNAAVGNNVNTAQEQPVLNHWYLRKRFRSGPLRKQILHSSSVIPVSVPIPASTSSGTSGTASGGVSASASGEIISRVNADSSTGSDITFVGSKTYKPGSFFDDIFNIPISTLTAVNQLLRNNVG
- the LOC124949722 gene encoding uncharacterized protein LOC124949722 isoform X1 yields the protein MATRKVNVNDVLLTVNLFLFFSFLIDAKKLEDIVQESSGGLPFLQFTKDGVRVNFAGYHAETGLGGLLGNSQTGGGLHASAGTPFGPQASAGLGGLLNGDNANTGGGLYAQAGLGHNRPAARAGLGGILDGSGNSNNPIAGILFADAGLGKNQPAAKAGLAGILDGSGNSNNPIAGTLFADAGLGNNQPAAKAGLAGILDGSGNSNNPIAGTLFADAGLGNNQPAVRTSDNVYYDTVPSNAASIKPSTSHTNIQLISGSIPKNHKSQRAINSKSVVLINEPIPESKYFPEAGTSAELYANTGYVNGKSHVSAFENVQKIPTSRDKSIEEDRKINESTPLVNGLISSKGVVEANAGANGNAAVGNNVNTAQEQPVLNHWYLRKRFRSGPLRKQILHSSSVIPVSVPIPASTSSGTSGTASGGVSASASGEIISRVNADSSTGSDITFVGSKTYKPGSFFDDIFNIPISTLTAVNQLLRNNVG